One Stenotrophomonas maltophilia DNA window includes the following coding sequences:
- a CDS encoding RDD family protein encodes MSRPATDTAPAATSELPRPRTLLLWRLLAMVYDALPVLALWMLAGTLFTLAYTLSGHAQRENIAPFSAWQWLLWTVCWAITGWYATASWRRGGQTLGMRPWRLKLESSDGTPLRRRQLWLRFAVGTLSLLLGGIGFWWAWFDRQRLTWHDRVSGTRLVRLPKR; translated from the coding sequence ATGTCCCGCCCTGCCACCGACACAGCCCCAGCGGCCACCAGCGAACTGCCCCGCCCGCGCACACTGCTGCTGTGGCGCCTGCTGGCAATGGTCTACGACGCATTGCCGGTGCTGGCGCTGTGGATGCTGGCCGGCACACTGTTCACCCTCGCCTACACCCTCAGCGGCCACGCGCAACGCGAGAACATCGCACCGTTCAGTGCCTGGCAGTGGCTGCTGTGGACGGTGTGCTGGGCGATCACGGGGTGGTATGCGACGGCAAGCTGGCGCCGCGGCGGGCAGACGCTGGGCATGCGCCCGTGGCGGCTGAAGCTGGAATCAAGCGATGGCACGCCGCTGCGACGCCGGCAGCTGTGGCTGCGTTTCGCAGTGGGCACGCTGTCGCTGCTGCTGGGCGGCATCGGCTTCTGGTGGGCGTGGTTCGACCGCCAACGCCTGACCTGGCACGACCGTGTCAGCGGCACGCGACTGGTGCGCTTGCCGAAGCGGTGA
- a CDS encoding DsbC family protein yields MLRFAIAAVFGALSLTACAQPAQPAPPAAKAPAAAAAKAGPAANASADQAVRAALTELNPGFQVDYIGAAPFPGFREVVVSGQLLYVSDDGRYLFQSQPYDTRAKGPANSEGLLGYRRDLLAKANHGDRIVFAAPNAKYTISVFTDIECGYCRKLHQDIAELNRNGISVEYLAFPRMGLGSKDYTDMISVWCAADRRQALTNAKRGGSVPAKNCTNPVAMQYALGQQLGVNGTPAIFAPDGTQLGGYLPPAQLRAALEKLSAKR; encoded by the coding sequence ATGCTCCGATTTGCCATCGCCGCCGTGTTCGGTGCGCTCAGCCTGACTGCCTGCGCCCAGCCGGCCCAGCCGGCCCCGCCAGCCGCCAAGGCACCTGCCGCTGCTGCGGCCAAGGCCGGCCCGGCCGCCAACGCTTCGGCCGACCAGGCCGTGCGCGCCGCGCTGACCGAGCTGAATCCCGGCTTCCAGGTGGACTACATCGGTGCCGCGCCGTTCCCCGGCTTCCGTGAGGTCGTCGTTTCCGGCCAGCTGCTGTACGTGTCCGATGATGGCCGCTACCTGTTCCAATCGCAGCCCTACGACACCCGCGCCAAGGGCCCGGCCAACAGCGAAGGCCTGCTCGGCTACCGCCGCGACCTGCTGGCCAAGGCCAACCACGGCGACCGCATCGTGTTCGCCGCGCCGAACGCGAAGTACACCATCAGCGTGTTCACCGACATCGAGTGTGGTTACTGCCGCAAGCTGCACCAGGACATCGCCGAGCTCAACCGCAACGGCATCAGCGTCGAGTACCTGGCATTCCCGCGCATGGGCCTGGGCAGCAAGGACTACACCGACATGATCTCGGTCTGGTGTGCGGCGGATCGTCGCCAGGCGCTGACCAATGCCAAGCGTGGTGGCAGCGTGCCGGCCAAGAACTGCACCAACCCGGTGGCGATGCAGTACGCCCTGGGCCAGCAGCTGGGTGTGAACGGCACGCCGGCGATCTTCGCGCCGGATGGCACCCAGCTGGGCGGTTACCTGCCGCCGGCGCAGCTGCGCGCGGCGCTGGAAAAGCTGTCGGCCAAGCGCTGA
- the xerD gene encoding site-specific tyrosine recombinase XerD — protein sequence MALVSTPAERRQLVQQLPELRADDSVRIQRFLDAIWAENGLARATLDSYRRDLEGLARWMDGRDGGLAGIERPGLFDYLAWRTRHGWSPRSNARLLSALRAFFADGVRRGERSEDPSALLDPPKLPRLLPKALAESQIDALLAAPEIDSPLGLRDRAMLELMYAAGLRVSELVLLPATAVNLRQGVLRVTGKGSKERLVPLGEESQHWLERYLQQSRPLLVGKGKVHALADGQTPLFIEPTLHALTRQSFWHLVKRHAQVAGIDPARISPHGLRHSFATHLLNRGADLRALQMLLGHSSLSTTQIYTLVAREHLQKLHARHHPRG from the coding sequence ATGGCCCTTGTTTCCACCCCCGCCGAACGCCGCCAGCTGGTGCAGCAACTGCCCGAACTGCGCGCCGACGACAGCGTGCGCATCCAGCGCTTCCTCGATGCGATCTGGGCCGAGAACGGCCTGGCCCGCGCCACCCTCGACAGCTACCGGCGCGACCTGGAAGGGCTTGCGCGCTGGATGGATGGGCGCGACGGTGGCCTGGCCGGCATCGAGCGCCCGGGGCTGTTCGATTATCTGGCCTGGCGCACCCGGCATGGCTGGTCGCCGCGCAGCAATGCGCGCCTGCTATCGGCGCTGCGCGCGTTCTTCGCCGATGGCGTGCGCCGTGGCGAACGCAGCGAGGACCCCAGTGCGCTGCTCGACCCGCCGAAGCTGCCGCGGCTGTTGCCCAAGGCGCTGGCCGAAAGCCAGATCGACGCACTGCTGGCGGCGCCTGAGATCGACAGCCCGCTGGGCCTGCGCGATCGCGCCATGCTGGAACTGATGTATGCCGCCGGCCTGCGCGTGAGCGAACTGGTGTTGCTGCCGGCCACGGCAGTCAACCTGCGCCAGGGCGTATTGCGGGTCACCGGCAAGGGCAGCAAGGAACGGCTGGTGCCGCTGGGCGAGGAATCGCAGCATTGGCTGGAGCGTTATCTGCAGCAGTCGCGCCCCCTGCTGGTCGGCAAGGGCAAGGTGCACGCGCTGGCCGATGGGCAGACGCCGTTGTTCATCGAGCCGACGCTGCATGCGCTGACCCGCCAGTCTTTCTGGCACCTGGTGAAGCGCCATGCGCAGGTGGCCGGCATCGACCCGGCGCGGATCAGCCCGCATGGCCTGCGCCACAGCTTCGCCACCCATCTGCTCAACCGCGGCGCCGACCTGCGCGCGCTGCAGATGCTGCTCGGCCACAGTTCGCTGTCGACCACCCAGATCTACACCCTGGTTGCGCGCGAACACCTGCAGAAGCTGCACGCCCGCCATCATCCACGCGGCTGA